The following is a genomic window from Strongyloides ratti genome assembly S_ratti_ED321, chromosome : 1.
aaatgaagCATAAATTGAGACAGCCATTGACATTGATACAATAATTGTATAACCAATCATAAATGATGCTGATGCTGTTGTACTTGATGATTTCATTGAATCTGCTATAACAGGTGGTAATGGATgattaataacattaattattaaatttgaattatttgtttgttttcttaataaaaatatatcaataatatttaatgctAATGGTGGTGAATGAAGtgcaaaattattaaaaagtccATTAATAAGTGATAAATGTAATTTTCCTATTAATGGTATTGTTATATCATCAAACCAATCACCAAATGCTACTGGAgtttttaaactaaaaacTCTATATCcttgatttttaatttcttttttaatatatgaatATTCATCAAAAGATTGATTTGTATAAATTGGATGAATTTTTGTTGAtggattaattttttgtaccaaattatataaatctgtagcaaatgttaaattatcaaaagtaTCATTagatttttgtattataatatcagcaggtatatttttttgtgaataataattataattaatttctaATGGTGGTTGAGGTTTTGCAGCaggaataatttttaatgtccatgttaataatgataaatatattattggtATTATTAATGATGGTATAAATTGTGTCCATTTtctacaaaaataaataattctttttaaaaacattgcTTTAATatgttgaaaataataatttataccagatattttttttattgtttttaaatcattaaatttttgtattaaatcTTCTCTTTCATTTGCtgaattatcattataaatacCTAATTTTATATCTCTATTCATATTTGCTATAtcattaacttttaaaaatacttctTCCATTGTTGTTATTGAAACACCAAATGattcaatattaaatttctCCTGTCCATCTTctaaatctttaaaaattgttgaaaATTTTGATCTATGTGattgatttattaaatatgttgCTTCATTACCAACAGCTGAATGCATCTCTGCATCTTCACAATAtgttcttaaaaataataaaacatttttatattgtttatgAATTTCAGATAATGGTAttccttttttaaatactacTGTTAAATGATAACCAGCACCATAAAGTTTCTTTAAAAACATACTTGAACCAGAACATTGTAAATTTCCATGTGCCATAATTGCTATTCTATCACCTAATAAATCAGCTTCTTCCATAAAATGTGTCGTTAAAAGCATTGTTCTTTTAGCTTTTTCTTCTAATAATAAAGTCCATGTTTCATGTCTTGCACCAGGATCCATACCTGATGTTGGTTCATCAAGCATAACTATTTCAGAACCACCTATTAATGCTATAGCTAAtgataattttcttttttgacCACCAGATAAATTTCCAGCTCTAAAATTTGCcttaaaatcaatttttaatctttttaatatactcaTAGCCTCCTCTTCATCATACTCTCTTCCTTTAagtttacaaaaaaattcaaGATGTTCGATTACAGTTAATGTACtaaataatgtattatatTGTGGACATAATcctaatttttttctaattaatgataaactTGATTTGATATCAAAACCATCAATATATGCTGTACCAGATGTTGATGATATGACACCTGTTAACATTGAAAATGTTGTACTTTTACCAGCACCATTATGTCCAAGGAGTGCCGTAATTTGACCAGGATATATACGTAAATTTAAATCTTCAACAGCAACTTTTTGTCCACTTTGACcaaatttacaattaaataatcttgaaataaaatttttaccataagtttttgataaatttactATATTTATCATTGGAGTAACATCAGGTTCATTTTCACTTTTATCACCAAGTGTACATACTTttgaattaatattaaataatgatgttttatttttaaagattgaTGGAAACCAATATTTTGGTAGTAAGAAAAAGTATGATGGTTGTGGTACACCATCACCACTTGGATTGACAGCTTCAACATATCCAGTAAATATGATAAGTAAAATACCATCAAcaattaacattaataaataatgataaaaacatatttcttGATCTGGTGTTGGTGGTGTCCAAATTGAATTCCATGTTACACCACTAGCTTGTGTTTCATATCTACCAATTGAAACAACTGcatatgttaaaattacattaggattaataaaattaagcaTTTTTGTTACAAAAGAATAATTAGCTTGTGAATCAAGTGTTTGAAATAATACACTCCAAAAATATAGAAGCATCCACCCAAGTACAGCAAATAATGTTCCAGTAGTTGCTGATTGTAAAAatgttgaaataaaaaatgcaaaataaacaacattaaatgtatagagaataaaaaatattaaaactaaTGATGGATCCGTATTTTGTGCTAcaaatatcataaaaattgttataagaATGGCAGGAAGTAACATTTtagtataattaataattaaatatgcAATCCAATTAACCCATTGTTTTAATCCCATAACTTtcatatattcttttaattgaCTTTCTTTCTCTGATACTAATGTtctaacaatatatataacacTAGTCATTAATGAAAATACTATAACAATtggtaaaaaatatgatccaacttcaataatttttgtttgatATGCTGGAAATGGAAATCTTTGTAATGTTGTTAATGAATGACTTGATATAATATCTTCAATAACTGAAATATTTGATTctgtataattatttattatatatgaaCCAATAGATGAATCTATTGCTTTttgaatcattaaaaatcCTTCTCTCCAATATCCTGGTTCACCACCATCATATTGTGTTGGTGCTATTGGTCCAGAAAGGTATTGTGTGGCAAATTTTGTTACAGTATTCCATGGTccaaaatcatttttagCAAAAGTTTTAGCAAGTCTTCTATGGGTATTTGAAAGGCGTATTGtatatgtaatattattattatcttttggATCATTAGAAAAATGATCATCAAATATTATACCACCAATTATTGAATTATTACATTGATTAGCAAAAGTATTTtctaaatcttttaataatgcagcttcatttttatatcctCTACTATTTCcatgaatatttaatgtGGTAGAATTTAATGaactaataatatttttaatataatcaggtaaagttatatttaacaCTGTAGGAATACTAAAAATTGGTAAAGGATTATGAAAAACATCATTTTGTGTAAATCTTTTAACTATTTGATTCATAATTGCTGTTGTTACAGTTGTTTTTGGTGCATAAACaaattcaatatttatatcaattaatttattaacttCTGAAATATTTCTTGTTGTTACTTGAAGAAATTGACAGGAAGAAGATTTtgtattcataaaaatagaataatcTATAAGAGTTTCATCCATTGTTGTAATTTCAGCTGGCATTAATAAATCTATATAACTACCCGTTATTGGCCATAATGTGTAACTAGTTgcatcatattttttttcaaatgtatctcttaactaaaaaaatgataataaaaatttatataatattaaaaaaaaaaaaaaaaaattaataataaaatatgaaagCTTACCCCTATCATTAAACCaaatgataatgaaataaGAAAAAGAGGTACAACAATTTcaaataatgtaaatattgGTGCTCTAATTtgttgtaaaatatttttccatAGCAACAACCGTAACTGTTTATATGaatccatttttttataacctataatagaaaaaataatatttaataatttaataggtaaaaattttctaccataatattttatagttaataatgatgatgtgttaaataaaaatttttactgataaaaagttttattcaatataactgataaaaatttattatttaaaagtaataaaaaatcacACAATAAGCATAAGATGCTTGAAAACTTACCaaacaaaacaaaaaatttttcttgaaATTGTTAACTTAATACGTTATAGTATGACTAATTGGTTAAGATATGAGaataagataatttttattagattAAAAGTTAGTTATagatatctaaaaaaaaaaaactgattttaaatagaaataattaatttatatatttgattaatAGTATGACCATAAGGTGTGGTcataaaataactatttgataaaagttaatatttaaattgaaagtttttatataataaatataggataaaaatatggttgtttttctttttaatttttgtttttttttttaataaataacaatttagCAGATGTTAAcgctttatttttaaaaagtatacaaATAGATAAAGTGTTATGCAACTATTCAACATTATTGTTATacgtttaaaaaaaaataattgaggAAGTAGTAtgttaattgataaatattattatactaCTTTATTTAGagtaattcaaaaaaaaaaacaaattttttttaataaattaaatttacacttagaaaatataaatgaataaaaatattatagttattaataaaaataaaaaaaaataagtatataaaattttttgcatgtataataaatttatatgtatatatatgatataactatttagttataattaatagttgtcataatgattaataaagattataaatttttttttaatacacttaatattcaataaaataatgtatgAGCATAAAATAACGAAGATATATgtaatataatcatttaaatttatcaaaaagttatttacagtttataatatttatattgtgagtaaaaagaaatttaaacaatatgAGGTATGgaaaaattgtaaaagttttttgctaaaatatttttatttatgatgcataaaaaaaatttataggtGCGTAAATAtaagaattattatttatttaaaagtttcaaATACAATCTTTCAagttcaaattttattagtttatttaattaaaaatgttattcacgattaaaaatttttttttaaatatttgaaattttactatataaTTGATGGAAGTATGtacaattttaattgttagaaattatttcttgaaattttatcataaaatattataaagttattattttatcaaaattgtataataaaacaGTATTGTTAagataaaactttaatacaaatatataatagataaaagaaaagtactttttttttagcaaaatataatatttaagatgtttaaaaataataaacggaaaaaaaatatgataattgaAAAGAATTAATTTACTCAATTTCTCAATATatttaagtatattttatcaataaaaaagtCTATAGAATAATGTtactatataaataatagaaataacGTCATGAGtcaatttttatcttaatatcATTCTAAGATTATTGTTTATAtcattagataaaaattgtaaattacTATTATACATATTGATAATTGcaagttttaaatttttttttatcatattaatttacatcatacatataaattttgttgttttttttttatttcaaaatgcaatttaacaaaataaaaatttcatttaatcTTCAATCAATTACTTAAGTAACTATTGATAACTTAACGCAATATCATgttgaatttttattgaaataaaaaatggaaaggcatttaattttttgatttaacatctttatcattagatgaaattttatgtgtatgtcaaattattttaaaatttagtaaccattaattgtattaaataaaattttttttaaatatcattggtttcatacatttaaaatataaattctttaaaaaaatttattattatttgccGGATAATCTTTGAATTATTATAAGAGACCATTTGAAAAATCTGTTCAAATATGTTTTGATGTTTAATGTATAATAAGTTTTACCTAAACAATACTTATTTACTATCATATTGAATAGCTGATAAAATAACAgcaaaatattaaatcacATATTTAACTATGAAtcatttctaaaaaaaaagaaattcatcaactataattatctttaaaagctgaataaaatttttttaattaaaaatatatttattattttatataattttcaatttttttgttgaatgtaaaaataatttccattggttaattaaatataatactaaTTTTCTTCAagtttcatttaaatttaaacaataactttacattttaaaatatttgactgttgtaatatattaaatggtAATGATACAATTGATATCttaagtatatttaaataagtgataaaattgtagataaattataatgtatatttgttaatattggtaattaataattataaatttctataatgatatcattaaaaaattatatataataaacacAGTAATTTATTGACcaatatcttttaatgatttacttaatatatatattttagtaaaaaaaaactattaaattatattttttttagtaatcaACTTAAATTAGATATTCATTTTATAGACATAAattctaattttttctacaatttttgtttatataaaatgcCATTATGTGTCATTTCAAGTAATATTAATAGtagtataattaaataaattatatatctcTAATAAgtactataattttataaatttgcTTTTCTACTTCCGGTCAATCAACATTGGAATATGGTAGTTAAAATCaagtattataatatttaatattaaataacaaaaaaaaagttaaaaataatttattttgaaaaaaattttatctcaccatcattatattaaaataaattatttttaaagaaaaaattttaccttaatattttgtttatttttagaattaaaaattgaactaattatatattaatttatgttttaacatcttgaaatttctttaaatattgaGAAAAGTtaaactaaataaaaattgttactatgttttataactaatatcagtttataacattaagtaaatttaaatgttaatgaaaaaaaattttgaaatatgtTATGTTATATCCATTGGTGTAACATTTTTCTCATCTCCacatatctttttaaattgaaaatttaaataaaaaatattaatattttgtttttttaaaaattaatcattaGTTAGTTTAGATTTTTActcataataaaattaataataaaaacaaataatatgcTTATTTGCTTATAAccttattttaaatattatcaacCATTTTTGTacttaaaaacaaattataaattattatctttttctttatgtaatagatatattatttgttagtatatttagttttatgatatatcagaaaaatatttattattttatttatttttaaaaattaaaacaatagtATAACAAATCAGTAAAGTAAAGCACAATCTTAAGACGATTTGctattattaaataagatatcatgtgatattaataaaaatgtctgataattaatttcaactatctttaatattttaatataaattaattaaatgtttaataagattttatataaaatgggATCACAAATAAGATATTTAATAGTTATCATATTGTATATAATCtagtttttaataatgcttgacctaatattaaaatataaatgttttcttgagatttaatatatcatttttaaaatactaataATGAAAGTTAATTGTTTATGTTgtcaattattatttatatttattcagTTAATTAATGTGAATGGAGAATTAACAAGAGAAGTAAGAAAAAAACTTcttgatatatttttgacATCAATTGTTTCAGGAATTAATTGATTATTTACGTTATAAACAACAAACAAGATCAACTTTTGATGGCCGTATTGATCCACAAGTTAAACCTATAGGATATATTGATGGAAAGTaagtttttgataataaaatttttttttttattattttttcttatcaaataTTCAGACCTATATGGCCTAGATCAATAGAAGATACCAAGTCTTTAAATAGACTTTTTTTTGATGATAGCAATACAGCAATACTAACAAATGAAAGAAATGTTGTTGATGTTGTTCATAGAATGGATCGTGAGGACAACTATCGAAGAGttcttcaatttttaaacaaatttgaaaaataagaaaaaaaaataatatttattttacaaattttttatttaaaaaaaaagcatcaaagtattttaatgctaatatatacttaataaattatacaatttaggtataaaatagtattaatGAACATGACTATGATACTTAAGAACTTTATCATGAACAGTTCTGACGATTTGAT
Proteins encoded in this region:
- a CDS encoding ATP-binding cassette sub-family A member 13; protein product: MDSYKQLRLLLWKNILQQIRAPIFTLFEIVVPLFLISLSFGLMIGLRDTFEKKYDATSYTLWPITGSYIDLLMPAEITTMDETLIDYSIFMNTKSSSCQFLQVTTRNISEVNKLIDINIEFVYAPKTTVTTAIMNQIVKRFTQNDVFHNPLPIFSIPTVLNITLPDYIKNIISSLNSTTLNIHGNSRGYKNEAALLKDLENTFANQCNNSIIGGIIFDDHFSNDPKDNNNITYTIRLSNTHRRLAKTFAKNDFGPWNTVTKFATQYLSGPIAPTQYDGGEPGYWREGFLMIQKAIDSSIGSYIINNYTESNISVIEDIISSHSLTTLQRFPFPAYQTKIIEVGSYFLPIVIVFSLMTSVIYIVRTLVSEKESQLKEYMKVMGLKQWVNWIAYLIINYTKMLLPAILITIFMIFVAQNTDPSLVLIFFILYTFNVVYFAFFISTFLQSATTGTLFAVLGWMLLYFWSVLFQTLDSQANYSFVTKMLNFINPNVILTYAVVSIGRYETQASGVTWNSIWTPPTPDQEICFYHYLLMLIVDGILLIIFTGYVEAVNPSGDGVPQPSYFFLLPKYWFPSIFKNKTSLFNINSKVCTLGDKSENEPDVTPMINIVNLSKTYGKNFISRLFNCKFGQSGQKVAVEDLNLRIYPGQITALLGHNGAGKSTTFSMLTGVISSTSGTAYIDGFDIKSSLSLIRKKLGLCPQYNTLFSTLTVIEHLEFFCKLKGREYDEEEAMSILKRLKIDFKANFRAGNLSGGQKRKLSLAIALIGGSEIVMLDEPTSGMDPGARHETWTLLLEEKAKRTMLLTTHFMEEADLLGDRIAIMAHGNLQCSGSSMFLKKLYGAGYHLTVVFKKGIPLSEIHKQYKNVLLFLRTYCEDAEMHSAVGNEATYLINQSHRSKFSTIFKDLEDGQEKFNIESFGVSITTMEEVFLKVNDIANMNRDIKLGIYNDNSANEREDLIQKFNDLKTIKKISGINYYFQHIKAMFLKRIIYFCRKWTQFIPSLIIPIIYLSLLTWTLKIIPAAKPQPPLEINYNYYSQKNIPADIIIQKSNDTFDNLTFATDLYNLVQKINPSTKIHPIYTNQSFDEYSYIKKEIKNQGYRVFSLKTPVAFGDWFDDITIPLIGKLHLSLINGLFNNFALHSPPLALNIIDIFLLRKQTNNSNLIINVINHPLPPVIADSMKSSSTTASASFMIGYTIIVSMSMAVSIYASFIIRERSKKSKHMQMMSGIRPWVYWLTNFIWDAVCYLLPVGCFIGIYFIFDIPPFTNSVNTVLTLLFIMLLYGWTIIPFVYTFQFAFKSAPKGYTLIVMYNIITAIASSIATNIIAQTVNVDVSFTWSIILSFLFPTYNLSNCFSILYNNEYARIACEDIDCGNPLFSGNVPQCCGSIESKAYVDNVINEFGRMGIAWGLLFLGLQGFLYWFTTIAIEKQWIKKFGKKNEPKKNGYDNNSFNWECTDPKLTVNMLEIGKRRNLSITSNSEEDDDVIKERENVLESSPLNHTIIVKNVKKWYGNFQAVKGINFTVRKSDCFGLLGVNGAGKTSTFQMLTGENDISEGDAYIKGYSVKNNWRKAGENIGYCPQYDAIIKEMTGEETLYMFARIRGIIPSDIPKTVTTIIQAIGIGMYAKRQIKTYSGGNKRRLSLGIALVGMPDVLLLDEPTSGVDPKARRIVWEILARVREVGTAIVLTSHSMEECEALCTSLSIMVHGKFKCFGSPQHIKSKYGSGYTLLIRLETSNDIPSTINTILQKFPGSILKEQHALQLNFELRKTKNTTWSNLFKQLEDLVEPLQIQDYSLSQTTLEQVFLEFSRDASMIGYNDNASTE